The following coding sequences lie in one Myxococcus xanthus genomic window:
- a CDS encoding amphi-Trp domain-containing protein: protein MAQKKAKRANRDLEKTYPRKDFVAKLRRLADAIEEGKAFSIQVAGERLRIPADALFNIEHEREDGVDEVEFQLRWQRE, encoded by the coding sequence ATGGCGCAAAAGAAGGCGAAGCGAGCGAACCGAGACCTGGAGAAGACGTACCCGCGCAAGGACTTCGTCGCGAAGCTGCGGCGGTTGGCGGACGCCATCGAGGAGGGCAAGGCCTTCAGCATCCAGGTCGCAGGCGAGCGCCTGCGCATCCCCGCCGACGCGCTCTTCAACATCGAGCACGAGCGCGAGGACGGCGTGGACGAGGTCGAGTTCCAGCTGCGCTGGCAGCGGGAGTGA
- a CDS encoding NADH-quinone oxidoreductase subunit A: protein MTPTPLTPYLPLAVVLLLAGGMAMLIPQITTRLGPRRPSAIKATSFEAGSESSGPARQRFAVKFYVVALLFIVFDVEAVFLYPWAVNFQALGWFGYVEMLVFAVTLVVGLIYIWKKGALDWES from the coding sequence ATGACTCCGACTCCCCTCACGCCATACCTGCCGCTGGCCGTCGTCCTGCTGCTGGCGGGTGGCATGGCGATGCTCATTCCCCAGATCACCACGCGGCTGGGTCCTCGCCGCCCGAGCGCCATCAAGGCGACCAGCTTCGAAGCCGGCTCCGAGTCGAGCGGCCCGGCACGGCAGCGCTTCGCGGTGAAGTTCTACGTCGTGGCCCTGTTGTTCATCGTGTTCGACGTGGAAGCAGTGTTCCTGTACCCCTGGGCGGTGAACTTCCAGGCGCTCGGCTGGTTCGGGTACGTGGAGATGCTGGTTTTTGCGGTGACGCTGGTGGTCGGCCTTATCTACATCTGGAAGAAGGGCGCCCTGGACTGGGAGAGCTGA
- a CDS encoding sigma-70 family RNA polymerase sigma factor, with product MSQAPETLTPLLLAGAPESLHDTLRSAPALEALLTELLDQGRAAWPTVTLAPAALLHHVGRHLRAEGTPLDALKQLHAADVYLACACAQGEPQALQLFEKHVLQKAAARLSRHLTAMVDEVLQVTRQRLLLGVHGGAPKIAEYSGRGSLGRWVRIVASRIGGELLEQTGRHEQSSTPPEALEQLLSRDNPERNVLQAHSRQALSESLQAALAMLSERERALLRLHHLHGLTMDRIATLYAEPRSSVARHVAQARERLLKQTHRELAARLKLDGREVESLLGLVQSRLDLSLHRLMS from the coding sequence ATGAGCCAGGCTCCGGAAACGCTGACGCCGCTGCTGCTCGCGGGGGCACCCGAGTCGCTGCACGACACGCTGCGCTCCGCGCCCGCGCTGGAGGCCCTGCTCACGGAGCTGCTCGACCAAGGCCGTGCGGCGTGGCCCACCGTGACGCTGGCGCCCGCGGCCCTGTTGCACCACGTGGGTCGGCACCTGCGCGCGGAAGGCACACCCCTGGATGCGCTCAAGCAGCTCCACGCCGCGGACGTCTACCTGGCGTGTGCCTGTGCCCAGGGAGAGCCCCAGGCGTTGCAGCTCTTCGAGAAGCACGTCCTCCAGAAAGCCGCCGCACGGCTGTCCCGGCACCTCACGGCGATGGTGGACGAGGTGCTCCAGGTGACGCGCCAGCGGCTCCTGCTGGGCGTTCACGGCGGCGCGCCGAAAATCGCGGAGTACTCGGGCCGGGGCTCGCTGGGCCGCTGGGTGCGAATCGTCGCCTCGCGCATCGGCGGCGAGTTGCTGGAGCAGACCGGCCGCCACGAGCAGTCATCCACGCCCCCGGAGGCCTTGGAGCAGCTGTTGTCCCGGGACAACCCCGAGCGAAACGTGCTCCAGGCCCACTCGCGGCAAGCCCTGTCCGAATCCCTCCAGGCCGCGCTGGCGATGTTGTCCGAACGGGAGCGCGCGCTCTTGCGCCTGCACCATCTCCATGGCCTCACCATGGACCGCATCGCCACGCTGTACGCGGAGCCCCGCTCCAGTGTGGCACGCCACGTGGCCCAGGCCCGTGAGCGGCTCCTGAAGCAAACCCACCGCGAGCTGGCCGCCCGGCTGAAGCTGGACGGGCGCGAGGTGGAGAGCCTCCTGGGCCTGGTCCAGAGCCGCCTGGACCTCAGCCTCCACCGGCTGATGAGCTGA
- a CDS encoding methyl-accepting chemotaxis protein gives MASMWGRLGLWMQVAIAVLVPCLAVVSFCVVYFPMHQREVTLELLQKRVRVVARLISQHPALLSADSTPESTARVRDVLSMLESPEALNERSGFTLRYQGLVSAEGTVLHGRGPIPTAIRSLGVEGLEGCITSTHHDEVSVRCASGDRIYVAGFGVQEALSSVDDMRGAVLAGLAGALVLGLALSLFISRAIAEPVARVTEVVRDVARGDMSRGELDVPATGEVRLMAQSFNKMLGTLRTSVMEMVSRTEQLSGASRGLLGASADQEHVISQQAAYAQQIAATFEELSRTAEQISSSTEVVESSARRTHEAVAEAMAVVAQVVAGINDIRTESKGVADAIVGLNQDLQQVSKIAQVINQVAERSDLLALNAALEGTKAGEVGRGFSLVAAEMRKLAENVSASARDIARIVEKVQDSGEEAAAKARVGMATSDRGVEVAEQASSVFQRIVELARGTSEAARQITIATRQQRQSSEQAVQGARNVAELVKQGVDATGRTTRIAQDLQAVAEGLTAVTSRFKTTRN, from the coding sequence ATGGCAAGCATGTGGGGCCGGCTCGGCTTGTGGATGCAGGTGGCCATCGCGGTGCTCGTGCCCTGCCTGGCGGTGGTGAGCTTCTGCGTCGTGTACTTCCCCATGCACCAGCGGGAAGTCACCCTGGAGTTGCTCCAGAAGCGGGTGCGGGTGGTGGCGCGGCTGATATCGCAGCACCCCGCGCTCCTGTCCGCGGACAGCACGCCGGAATCCACGGCCCGGGTGCGGGATGTGTTGTCGATGCTGGAGTCCCCGGAGGCGCTCAACGAGCGCAGCGGCTTCACCCTGCGCTACCAGGGGTTGGTGTCGGCGGAAGGCACCGTGCTGCATGGGCGCGGCCCCATTCCCACGGCCATCCGCTCGCTCGGCGTGGAGGGGCTGGAGGGCTGCATCACGTCCACCCACCACGACGAGGTGTCGGTCCGCTGCGCCAGTGGTGACCGCATCTACGTGGCGGGCTTCGGCGTCCAGGAAGCGCTCAGCTCGGTGGATGACATGCGGGGCGCGGTGCTGGCCGGACTGGCGGGCGCGCTGGTGCTGGGGCTGGCCTTGTCGTTGTTCATCAGCCGCGCCATCGCCGAACCGGTGGCCCGGGTGACGGAGGTGGTGCGGGACGTGGCCCGGGGCGACATGTCGCGCGGGGAGCTGGACGTGCCGGCCACGGGCGAGGTGCGCCTCATGGCGCAGTCCTTCAACAAGATGCTGGGCACGCTGCGCACCTCGGTGATGGAGATGGTTTCGCGCACGGAGCAGCTGTCCGGCGCGTCGCGGGGCCTGTTGGGGGCGTCCGCGGACCAGGAGCACGTCATCAGCCAGCAGGCGGCGTACGCGCAGCAGATTGCCGCCACGTTCGAGGAGCTGAGCCGCACGGCCGAGCAGATCTCCAGCTCCACGGAGGTGGTGGAGTCGAGCGCGCGGCGCACCCACGAGGCCGTGGCGGAGGCCATGGCGGTGGTCGCGCAGGTGGTGGCGGGCATCAACGACATCCGCACCGAGTCCAAGGGCGTGGCGGACGCGATTGTCGGCCTCAACCAGGACCTGCAGCAGGTGTCGAAGATTGCCCAGGTCATCAACCAGGTGGCGGAGCGCTCCGACTTGCTGGCGCTGAACGCGGCGCTGGAGGGCACCAAGGCGGGCGAGGTGGGGCGGGGCTTCTCGTTGGTGGCCGCGGAGATGCGCAAGCTGGCGGAGAACGTGTCCGCCTCCGCGCGTGACATCGCCCGCATCGTGGAGAAGGTTCAGGACTCCGGCGAGGAAGCGGCGGCCAAGGCCCGCGTGGGCATGGCCACCAGCGACCGGGGCGTGGAGGTGGCCGAGCAGGCCTCCTCCGTGTTCCAGCGAATCGTCGAGCTGGCGCGCGGCACCAGCGAGGCGGCGCGGCAGATCACCATCGCCACCCGTCAGCAGCGCCAGTCCAGCGAGCAGGCCGTGCAGGGCGCCCGCAACGTCGCGGAGCTGGTGAAGCAGGGCGTGGACGCGACGGGACGCACCACGCGCATCGCCCAGGACCTGCAGGCGGTGGCCGAGGGGCTCACCGCCGTCACCAGCCGCTTCAAGACGACGCGGAACTGA
- a CDS encoding arylsulfatase, with translation MSFIDRLKRKGNGQDGRGAGQRPNILVIWGDDIGLWNISAYNQGMMGYRTPNIDRIAREGALMTDCYGQQSCTAGRAAFITGMNPLRTGLTTIGMPGADYGLQASDPTIAELLKPLGYRCGHFGKNHLGDSNRYLPTVHGFDEFHGNLYHLNAENEPECPDYPKDPSFKARFGPRGVLHAWATDRDDPTDEPRWGRVGRQRIEDTGPLTTKRMETVDEEFLASTLSFMERSVKAREPFFIWHNTTRTHVWTFLQEKYRNKTGKGLYADAMAELDDYVGILLDKLDALGISDDTLVIFSTDNGVEKMGWPDGGNSPFRGEKGSTWEGGVRVPCVARWPGVIEPGRVINDIFAHEDWMPTMVAAAGGPDDLAEQCRQGYRAGDKTFRVCLDGYDQRGLLVGKEPSRRHEFIYVLDSGQLAAVRYDDWKVIFAYQEGDGPDLWFSGKRFNPSWPYLINLRSDPFEEGLHSGLYTRWYGQRMFLFVPAQGLVKKFAESLIEYPPSQAPGSLSIGPLKERVKDAMRKTMKDDKPSVGDEVLRFANEVERLIDRTQQSHA, from the coding sequence ATGTCGTTCATCGACAGACTGAAACGCAAAGGCAACGGGCAGGACGGCAGGGGCGCGGGACAGCGGCCGAACATCCTCGTCATCTGGGGTGACGACATCGGACTGTGGAACATCAGCGCCTATAACCAGGGGATGATGGGCTACCGGACGCCGAACATCGACCGCATCGCCCGCGAGGGCGCGTTGATGACGGACTGCTACGGCCAGCAGAGCTGCACCGCCGGCCGCGCGGCATTCATCACCGGCATGAATCCCCTGCGCACGGGCCTCACCACCATCGGCATGCCGGGCGCTGACTACGGACTTCAGGCGTCGGACCCGACCATCGCGGAACTGCTCAAGCCCCTGGGCTACCGCTGCGGGCATTTCGGGAAGAACCACCTGGGCGACTCCAACCGCTACCTGCCCACCGTGCACGGCTTCGACGAGTTCCACGGAAACCTGTACCACCTGAACGCGGAGAACGAGCCCGAGTGCCCGGACTACCCGAAGGACCCTTCGTTCAAGGCCCGCTTCGGGCCGCGAGGCGTGCTCCACGCGTGGGCCACGGACCGGGACGACCCCACGGATGAACCGCGCTGGGGCCGCGTGGGCAGACAGCGCATCGAGGACACCGGACCGCTCACGACGAAGCGCATGGAGACGGTGGACGAGGAGTTCCTGGCCTCGACGCTGTCCTTCATGGAGCGCTCGGTGAAGGCGCGTGAGCCCTTCTTCATCTGGCACAACACCACGCGTACGCACGTGTGGACATTCCTCCAGGAGAAGTACCGCAACAAGACGGGCAAGGGCTTGTACGCGGACGCCATGGCGGAGCTGGACGACTACGTCGGCATTCTGTTGGACAAGCTCGACGCGCTGGGCATCTCGGACGATACGTTGGTCATCTTCAGCACCGACAACGGCGTGGAGAAGATGGGCTGGCCGGACGGAGGCAACTCACCGTTCCGCGGGGAGAAGGGCTCCACCTGGGAAGGCGGTGTCCGCGTGCCCTGCGTCGCGCGCTGGCCGGGCGTCATCGAGCCGGGCCGCGTCATCAACGACATCTTCGCCCACGAGGACTGGATGCCGACGATGGTGGCCGCGGCGGGTGGCCCCGATGACCTCGCCGAGCAGTGCCGGCAGGGCTACCGCGCGGGAGACAAGACGTTCCGCGTGTGCCTGGATGGGTATGACCAGCGCGGGCTGCTCGTGGGAAAGGAGCCCAGCCGGCGCCACGAGTTCATCTACGTGCTCGACAGCGGCCAGCTCGCCGCGGTCCGGTACGACGACTGGAAGGTCATCTTCGCCTACCAGGAAGGCGACGGCCCTGACCTCTGGTTCAGCGGCAAGCGCTTCAATCCGTCCTGGCCCTACCTCATCAACCTGCGCTCGGACCCGTTCGAGGAGGGGCTCCATTCGGGCCTCTATACGCGTTGGTATGGCCAGCGGATGTTCCTCTTCGTCCCCGCGCAAGGACTGGTGAAGAAGTTCGCGGAGAGCCTCATCGAGTACCCGCCCAGCCAGGCACCGGGGAGTCTCAGCATCGGCCCCCTCAAGGAGCGCGTGAAGGACGCGATGCGCAAGACGATGAAGGACGACAAGCCCTCCGTGGGCGACGAGGTCCTCCGATTCGCCAACGAAGTGGAGCGGCTCATCGACCGGACCCAGCAATCCCACGCATGA